DNA from Geobacillus vulcani PSS1:
TTCCGTCATCACGAACGTCAGCTATGACCATATGAACATTTTAGGCGATACGCTCGGACAAATTGCCGCCGAGAAAGCGGGAATCATCAAATCCGGGGTGCCGCTCGTGACAGCCGTCAACGAGCCCGAGGCGTGGGAGGTGATCGCCAAGACGGCCGCGGAGCGGAAAGCGAAAACATATCGTCTCGGCGTCGATTTCATTGTTTCCGACCGGCAGGCGACGGTGGAAGGGGAGCAGTTTTCGCTTGTCACGCCGTTTTCTGAATACCGCGATGTGCGCATTCACATGCCCGGCGCCCATCAAGTCGAAAACGCGGCGGTGGCGGTGATGGCGGCCGAACTATTGCGGCTTGGCTATTCGTTTTTGATCGACCCGGAGCATATCGCCGATGGGCTGGCTGCAGCTGCTTGGCCCGGCCGGTTTGAGCGGGTGAGCGACAAACCGCTGATCATTCTCGATGGCGCCCATAACGAAGCCGGGATTCGCTCGCTCGTGGAGACGGTGCGCGCCCATTATCCGGACAAACGCGTCCATGTCTTGTTTGCTGCTTTGGCGGACAAGCCGCTTGAGCGGATGATTCAACGGCTTGATGAGCTCGCGGATACGATCACGTTTACCACGTTTGATTTTCCGCGCGCGGCAGCAGCGGAACAGTTGGCGGACCTTTCGTCTCATCCGCAGAAAGCGGTGACAGGTGATTGGATCGGCTGGGTCGATGGGAAGAAAAACCGAATGGGGAGAAATGAGTTGCTGCTCATTACGGGATCGCTTTACTTTATATCTGAAGTGCGAAAACGTTTAAAAAAATAATGCCAAGCGATGAAAAGGCTTGATATAATGGAAGAAAGATAGTCCTTTTGGCGTGGGAGGGGAGGCGCATGGAGCGGTGGCGCGGCTGGCTTTTATGGGGAATGTTGTTTTGGCTGATGACAAGCCTATGGCCGATGAAAGCAGGTGTTGTGTATGCCGATCAAACAGAGGGGGCCATTACGTTCGTTTCGGATGAGAAGATCGAGGGATGGGCGACCGCACCAGGGAGCGGCAACGGGCAAGGGAACAGCATTCGCTACTTTATGATTCGCATTCAGCCGAAGGAACAAAGCGGCGCGGCAGTCAGCTACCGAGCCGAAGCGGTGGAAGCGCCGGCGGACCGAAACGGGGAGAAAAAATATACGTTTTCTCTTGATATGCGCGGGAAGTGGCCGTCGGCTTCGGGAACAAGGGCGACTTACCAAATCACTGTCGATGCGTATCGCGTGTTGGGAAATGGAAAAGAGGATGTGTATTTTTCATTTCCACAGATGCCTTATCTATATACGAGGCAAATGGAGGCGAGCACGGCGAAATTGGATTTTTCCCTTGCGTTTTCACAGCCGGAATACGCTAAGCCGCCGAACGGCGATGCCCAAGGCCGGCTCGATGTGACGCTCATTCCACAAGGGGCCGTTTCGTCGCCCGTCCGTCCGCCGATCGATGTGGTGTTTGTCATGGACGTGTCAGGATCGATGACGACGACGAAGTTGCAAAGTGCGAAATCTGCTTTGCAATCGGCGGTTAATTACTTTAAGTCCAATTATAATCAAAATGACCGTTTTGCCCTTATTCCATTTTCTGATGAAGTGCTGTCAACAAGCGTCGTCCCGTTTGGCTTGAAATCCAATGTAACGAGTCAGCTCGATGCCATCTTGGCTGCTGGAAACAGCTTGACTGCCAGCGGCGGAACGAACTATTCGGTTGCTTTGTCTCTTGCCAAGTCGTATTTCAATGACCCAACAAGGAAAAAGTATATCATTTTCTTAACCGATGGCATGCCGACGGTTTTGAATACAACCGATACGATTACGTATCGGGAGGTCAAACCGAAATTTTGGGGCGGATATCAGTATACAGGGAATAGAGTGACCGATTCTCTTTCGGTCACATACGAATTGTACAGTGATGGACGGACTGCCGGTATCCGTTTTACCGATAACAAAGGATATTCTCGCCAATTTTACAGCGATGGGCAAGATTATGTTAATGGATGGCGGGTGTCTTGGGATAACGGCTATTCATTCACTTACAGCAGCATTGAAGGGAAAATCCGAGCCGATGCCACAGCGGTGGCGAAAATGCTTGGAATGAACAATATTACCCTTTATTCGATCGGTTTTGGCAGCAACACTGAAGTCGATATGAGCTTTTTGCAGACGCTGTCCGCGACTGCTGGCGGCGAGGCGCGGCAAGGAACGACGCAAAATTTGACCGCCTTGTTCCAACAGTTTTCCCAGCTTGCCACCACGCCGGCGATCACCGGAACGATCCGCATCCCGCTTTCGTCGTTTGGCGGCAATGTCGCTGTTGCGGAAAACGGCCAAGTATGGCTGGATGAAAACAAGCAAAACGCGTATATTTCGTTTTCCATCCCATACCAAGTTGGTCAAGGCACTCCGGCGCCGGTGACAATTCCCATTCCTCTGTTATTTAAAGCAAAAGGGACATATACGTTCACTGCTGAACTGACGTATCGGGATGTGTATGGCCAACCACAGCCGGCTGTGACGAAAACGGTGACAATCACTGTCAAAGACGAAGCGACGCCATCGTTCACGGGCACGGTGAAGCTGGAAGGATTAACCAATAAAGTCGACAGCTTAATCAAACGCGGAGCCACGGATGGCGACGACAGTCGCTTCCGTGTCACGTATTCGTTGTCGCTTGTCGGATATGTTGGCAATGCGACAGGAACGGTCAGTAATGTGAGCATTGTCCAAGAACTCCCCGATGGCATTTCCGTTGTTCCAGATGGCAAAGTCTCAACCTTTGAAAATAACGGCAAGCGTTATGCCCAATGGTCGTTTGCCAACCAAACGTTTGACTATAGCCAGCTCAACAAACTGACGCTCTCGGCGCAGTGGGTGATGCAAGCAGATTTTGCCATGAGTAATGTCCAATTGCCGCCAGCT
Protein-coding regions in this window:
- a CDS encoding bifunctional folylpolyglutamate synthase/dihydrofolate synthase, coding for MIRTYEEAVAWIHGRLRLGMKPGLKRMEWMMEKLGHPERRVRAVHIGGTNGKGSTVAYLRSILQAAGYSVGTFTSPYVEQFNERISVNGEPIRDEEIVELVQTIQPLADELERTELGGPTEFEVITAMMLYYFGKKQIQDIVLIEVGLGGRLDSTNVIYPLVSVITNVSYDHMNILGDTLGQIAAEKAGIIKSGVPLVTAVNEPEAWEVIAKTAAERKAKTYRLGVDFIVSDRQATVEGEQFSLVTPFSEYRDVRIHMPGAHQVENAAVAVMAAELLRLGYSFLIDPEHIADGLAAAAWPGRFERVSDKPLIILDGAHNEAGIRSLVETVRAHYPDKRVHVLFAALADKPLERMIQRLDELADTITFTTFDFPRAAAAEQLADLSSHPQKAVTGDWIGWVDGKKNRMGRNELLLITGSLYFISEVRKRLKK
- a CDS encoding VWA domain-containing protein; protein product: MERWRGWLLWGMLFWLMTSLWPMKAGVVYADQTEGAITFVSDEKIEGWATAPGSGNGQGNSIRYFMIRIQPKEQSGAAVSYRAEAVEAPADRNGEKKYTFSLDMRGKWPSASGTRATYQITVDAYRVLGNGKEDVYFSFPQMPYLYTRQMEASTAKLDFSLAFSQPEYAKPPNGDAQGRLDVTLIPQGAVSSPVRPPIDVVFVMDVSGSMTTTKLQSAKSALQSAVNYFKSNYNQNDRFALIPFSDEVLSTSVVPFGLKSNVTSQLDAILAAGNSLTASGGTNYSVALSLAKSYFNDPTRKKYIIFLTDGMPTVLNTTDTITYREVKPKFWGGYQYTGNRVTDSLSVTYELYSDGRTAGIRFTDNKGYSRQFYSDGQDYVNGWRVSWDNGYSFTYSSIEGKIRADATAVAKMLGMNNITLYSIGFGSNTEVDMSFLQTLSATAGGEARQGTTQNLTALFQQFSQLATTPAITGTIRIPLSSFGGNVAVAENGQVWLDENKQNAYISFSIPYQVGQGTPAPVTIPIPLLFKAKGTYTFTAELTYRDVYGQPQPAVTKTVTITVKDEATPSFTGTVKLEGLTNKVDSLIKRGATDGDDSRFRVTYSLSLVGYVGNATGTVSNVSIVQELPDGISVVPDGKVSTFENNGKRYAQWSFANQTFDYSQLNKLTLSAQWVMQADFAMSNVQLPPAVVTFTDSRYGVQTSTLSPPAERIGMKVRLDDFPNFYYEGDQNGLVNKWQFTSASSTIVGTTKHPNSYGLLTLPVKALQYDPNDDGVLLVTYSNGQTVPVYIKPHLSVVTANGVVPNGATTYEAPIVKIAGLVAGEGVSYQYQAVRNGVASAWTPLSSPYVVAISNDGSYTVNVQASGGLTRGTGLASATFTYTKLITELKLGSYQATMNVGDTQTISVTIVPSDATNKTLAWTSSDPNVASVDQNGTVTARKPGTVTITVRATDGSNASASAVIKVMNPYVALQGMEFRNPIVRMNVGDRLEVAPELRFIPENASDRTLRSVASSDPRFVNVVQENGRWYLEAVDVGYAVVTATANARTLDGRPIQASVWVFVQPREDEGGSGSSGGRW